GTAAGTAATTGTCGTATAAAGATAAAAGATACGGGGTGCTGCGATGCTAGCTTTGCATTATCAATTCATCAACAATTAAACTTTATACAAATGGAAAAGCAAACATTAGACGTAGTAACAGCATTCGTAAACGCAGTACAGCAGGTAAACCTTGAAAAATTAGGCGCATTACTTCAACCGGAAATCAAATGGGAACAACCAGGCAGCAACCGTTTTTCCGGTATTAAAAATTCCAGCGGCGAAGTTTTTCAAATGGTCGGCGGTATGTTTGAAGTGTCCGGCAACACGATGACGCTGGCGGATATCAAGAACATTGCGGTAAATGGCGATCAGGCATCCGTGGTATTAACATGGAAAGCCACCAGGCCGGGAGCAGTACTACACACAGATAACGTAGACGTATACACGGTAAAAGACGGACAAATTGTTGCAGCTAAAATATTTGCAACTGATCTGCAACAGGAAGATATTTTCTGGGGTAATTAATTGAGCAACGACAGTATAACGGGCAACACCTATCGGGCAAACGGGCCGTCCGATAGGTGTTTTTATTACGTCGCCACCAGCCTGGCCCGCCGTACAGCAATAGCTGGCGCAGGTATACATCTTCCTGACAGATCCTCCTGAAAAGGACCAGGCAACATTCCCTCACTGTTACTGATAACAGCAAATATTTCAGCATCTGACATCAAGGAGAAGTCAACTATAGCTTGGTTGCAGGTATTACAATGCCGGCCCATTGCGGTGGGCACCATGTCGCTCCAATTCTCCTCGCAAGGTGTAGGAACAGATAGATACAGACCTTTCAACGTCAACTTCATAGGCGGATATTACCGTGTATGAATATACGAAATAAATAAACACCCAACACCCGGGAAATTCCCGGGTACCCACCCAGAAATAAACTAAAAATGTATTTATAAAAAGCTGTTTCTCAGTAAACAAAAGCTATGGCATTATTGTTGACTCTAGAGTTCGTATAAGCCATCATTTAAAACTTAAATAACAAAACATGAAAACTCCCAAATTTTTAATAGCTGCCGCCTTCAGTACTGCCTTACTGGTAGCCGGCGAACATTCTTTTGCACAGGGGATCGACAAGACTGTGAAAAAAATCGGTCATAAAACGGCCTCTATTGCGGTAAAAGGAGCCTCTACAGTAACTGATAAGATATACAAAGACAAAGAAGGCCCTAATGGTGAAACGGTTTACATCGATAAAAAAGACCGCAAATTCATCGTCGACGAAAAGGGTAAAAAAGTATATCTGAAAAAAAGCCAGATACACGATAAAAAGAAGAGCTAATTGCTTACCTATAACTGCCAAGCCGGTCCAGGGAAACCTGCCGGCTTTTTTTAGCTGCTAAAAAAACGCTTATGCAACTGATACCTGGTACCTGCTATAAAATAAACGCGAGGGATATCCCGTCGTTGCGCCGGTTTGGAGAATACGAATTCATTGTAGCCGTAGTACATGCCAATGATACCTCCGATAGCGCTGTTTTCGAATACCGCCGGATATTGGGGCCTGTTACCGGTGAACAGGAAATAGCAACCCGCAGGGTGGTAGAAACTCATGCCGATGGCGCTATCCTGGAAGATATCACCGGTCGCCCGCTCAACCTGGTACAATTCGAAAAAGAAAGCGCATTCCGTGAATGGATCCTGTCGGGCATAGCAGTTCCCTGCGATTGCAGTTCCGGCACTTCATTCGTAGCGTAGCGCTTCAATAGGATCCAGCCTGGAAGCTGCCTGCGCCGGATAGTAGCCGAAGAATACACCAGTAAAAGCACACACCACAAAGGACAATACAATCGACGATCTGGAAACCAGCGTAGGCCATCCCAGGGTATATGTAATTACTTCGGCAGAGGTGATGCCCAGTATTACGCCTATCAGTCCGCCGGTTACACTGATAATGATCGCCTCCACCAGAAATTGCAGCAATATATCCACTCCTCTTGCGCCTATCGACATACGGAGGCCAATTTCACGGGTACGTTCGGTCACGGATACGTACATAATGTTCATGATGCCGATACCGCCAATCACCAATGAGATGCCGGCTATGGCCGTCAGCAATATCGTAAGCAGACTGGAGGTAGAACTGAGGGTTTTGATCAGCTCTTCCATTGTTCTTACCTGGAAGTTATTTTCATCGCCGGACCGGAGGCGGTGCGTACCTCTGAGGATCTGTGTAATCTCATCGGTGGCCTGTTCTGAAACGCCTTCGCTGACAGCAGATGCGTAAATGCTTTGGAAATAGATAGTAGCCAGGATGCGCTTCTGCACGGTAGTATAAGGCGTGATAATGATATCGTCCTGATCCTGTCCGAAAGAGCTCTGTCCTTTGGGCACCAGTGTGCCTATTACCTGAAGCGGGATGGAGTTCAGGCGGATCACTTTTCCTACGGGGCTTTCCCCGCTGGGGAAGAGGTTGTTGATCACGGTTTGGCCCAACACACAAACTTTAGCGGCTGTAGCCACGTCTGCATCTGAAAATGCAATACCGTCTTTGATGGTCAGTTTACGTATATCGAAGTACGAGGGGGCCACGCCCTGCAACGAGGTAGGCCAGTTAAGCGCTCCGTAGATAGCCTGTCCTTTAGTGGAAGCTACCGGCGAAACTGCGCTGACGTATTGCGCGTTGTTCTGGATCGCTATCACATCGGCAATGGTCAGCGACTGGTAACTATCACCTCCTATTCTCACTCCGCCAGACACGTTGCTGCTGGGCAGTATCGTGATCATATTAGAGCCCATTGCACTCAGCTGGCCCTGAATACTTTCCTTGGATCCCTGTCCGATAGCCACCATGGCTATTACTGCAGCCACCCCGATGATGATACCCAGCATGGTCAGGAACGCCCGCAACTTATTTCGCTGCAGCGCTCTCAATGCTATCATTATAAGATTTATTGCACTCATAATACCGGGTAATTAATAGTCTTCCGCCGGCGGCAATGCTGCCAGCGCATCTTTCGCGGACTTTACATTTTCATTTTTGCTGTCTTTTACCACTTTTCCATCCCGCAGCATAACGGTTCTATTGCTGAACGCGGCTATATCCGGTTCATGCGTCACAAACACAATGGTTTTACCGGCCTCATTTAGTTCCTGCATAAGGGCCATGATCTCGTACGAAGTACGGGTATCCAGGTTACCGGTAGCTTCGTCTGCCAGGATCATTACCGGCTGGTTCACCAATGCACGGGCAATGGCTACACGTTGTTGTTGTCCGCCGGAAAGCTGGCTGGGCGTATGATCTTCCCGTCCGTTCAGCTTTACAGACAGCAATGCTTCCATTGCTCTGTCGCGGCGCTCTTTTGTAGTGAGCCGTGGATTGTAGAACAACGGCAGCTCCACATTTTCGAGGGCAGAAGTACGGGGCAGCAGGTTATAAGACTGAAACACAAAACCGATCTTATGATTGCGCAGCCTGGCGAGCTCGTTCCGGGAAAGGCTGCCCACATTTACGCCATCCAGCAGATAGTTGCCTGCTGTGGCCTTATCCAGGCATCCGAGGATGTTCAACAGCGTGGTTTTGCCTGAGCCGCTGCTGCCCATAATGGTTACAAACTCACCGGCATGCACATCAAACGAAACGCCCTTGAGGGCACGTACCGTTTCCGTGCCCATAATAAACTCCCGTTTGATCTGTTGCAATTCCAGTATCTTGTTGTTGCTCATCGTCTTCGTCCTCCCATTTTCGGTAAAAACGGACTGCTTGTTCCGCCGGATGCAGCCATTGTTCCGCCGTTGACGCCGGTTACTACTACGTCGTTAACATCCAGCCCCCACAGCACTTCTATATGTGTGTTGTCATTCAATCCGGTTCTGATATGTTTCTGGATCAGTGTATCGCCCTTCAGTATCCAAACATAATTGGAAGAGCCGATGCGCTGCGTGCTTCTGAATTTTCCGCTGGTTGTATCCTTCACTGCGCCGGGGTGTTGTTCTCCCCCTCTGCGCATGGCGCTTTTGATGATATAGTCTTTCAACTGAACGGAATCCGGAATAAATTTGAGTGCGCGCACAGGCAACAGCAAAGCGCTGTCTTTTTCAGCCGTATAAATAGTAACATTGGCCGTCATGCCCGGCTTCAGCTTTTTATCGTCGTTATTCGCATTGATGATCGTGTTGTATGTGACTACATTGGAAGATACCGAAGGCTGCAGCCTGATCTCCTGTACCATTCCTTTAAACACATCTTCCAGGTAGGCGTCAACGGTGAAGGTTACACGAAGAGAGTCTTTTACATTGCCAATGTCTGCCTCATCCACGCTGGATTCTACCTGCATTTTGGTAATATCTTTCGCTATCACAAACAGGGTGGGTGTATTGAAGCTGGCGGCAACTGTTTGTCCTACGCTTACATTCCTGTTCAATACTACGCCATCGATCGGTGAATGGATTTCCGTAAAGGAGAAATTCTTCAATGACGACTTTAGCTGAGCGTCCACACTGGCCACATTGGCCTTTGCCTGACCGAGTGTATTGGTGGCTATATCATAATCTGCTTTGCTGATAGCTCCTGTTTTATATAACAGCTCCTGGCGTTGAAAATTATTCTTCTGATAATCGAAGTTGGTTTGTGCTACCAGCAGATTGGCTTTCAGCTGATCTACCTGTGCCTGAAAAAGATCTTTGTCTAACTCCGCGAGCAGTTGCCCTTTTTTCACCTGGCTGTTAAAATCAACATACAGGTATTTGATGGTACCGGAAACCTGTGTACCAACTGCCACTGTGTCTACAGGTTGTATCCGGCCGGTGGCAGTAACAGTAGTGGCTATATGTCCGTATTCCGGCCGGGCGGTATCAAAGGAAACCGGCGCTGCCTTCTTCCTGACAAAGAGAAACCAGATCACTACTATCAGTAGGATGATCGCTAATGTAATGATGACACCTTTATACTTTCTCATACCTGTATGCATTTATATTTTTACCGGTACTCCCCTGTAAAAATCATATATCCTGATATTCAAAGCAGCATTGTATTTCGCTTGTATATAAGCCTGTAGGGCCTGTACATACAAATTCTTCTGTTGCAGGAATACCACAATATTTGCGGCACCTACTTTCAGCTGTTCGCTTGCGATGCGGTATCCCTCCTGTGCGTATTTCAGCTGTTCAACGGCGGCATCGTACTGCGACTGAGCGTTCTGTACATTGATATAAGCCTGTTCTATCGTCTGATTAAGATTAGTTCTGGTGTTTTGTAATGTCAGCTTCGACTGGTCTATTTCTATTTTTGCTTTCTCCACATTCGTTTTCACTACTCTCCTGGTGAAAATGGGAACAGAAAGTGTGAGGCCGATTTGCTGGTAAAAGTTATTATCCAGCTGTTTGAAATAAGCAGTATTGGCGCCGCTGTTGTAGGAAGAGGCTACAATTCCACCAGCACTCAGCGTTGGCAGATAACCGGTTTTGGCCTTAGCCAGATCCAGCTTCGACATTTCAATGCCCAGCTCGCTGCTTTTTATTTCAGGACGTTGTATCATCGCTGAATCCTGTACTTCCTGCAAATCATGCAGGTGTGTATCTGAGATCAGGGTATCCGGTTCCTGTATCTCAAAATTGTAGCTGCTGGGTAGCTGCAGTAGTTGTTTCAGGACCAGTTTATTCTGCCGGTATTGATTTTCGACGGTGTTAAGTGTGTAATGATCGTTTGCCAGTTGCGATTTCAGCTGCACCAGTCCGATCAGTGCCAGGCTCCCCACATCATATTGCTGCTGGCCTTGTTTTACCTGTGCTTCCGATGTTGTGACTACATCTTTTACATACACGATGTTTTCTTTTGCGAGGAGTATGTTAAGATACGCCTGGGTGATCTGTACGGTGATATCGTTTATCTGCTGTGCTACATTGAGTGCAGCTACCTGGTTTGCGAGGTTTTTCTGACGGATGTCGTAATTGATATATCCTCCCTGATAGATGGGCACATTTGAATTGAGGGAATAATTACCGGAAGCAGTAATGTTATATGACGAGCTGTTGGTTCCTGCCAGTGTTTTACCACCGGTTACATTCTGGGAAGCCGAACCGGTCAGGTTCGGCAGGCGGGCTGCTTTAGAAAGGAGCAAATCCTGTTCGCTGCTTTGTTTGCTTAACCGCAGGCTATTCAGCTGGATATTGTTTTTCAGGGCATAATCAAAGCACTGCTGCAGGGTCCATTTTGCAGGCAGGCTCATTGCAGTGGAGTCCTGTGCCTGTACTCCCGGTATTATGCCCCAACATAGCAAAAGAGAAGCTAAAATTTTCCTCCGCCGTCTGAAAAACATCATCGTTTAAGCATTGATGTTAGTAAAAGCCACCACGGATTGAGGAGATCAGACACATGAGCCATCCGTTTCCTCTGTCACCCATCACCACGTATTTGACACAAATCGGTTGCCAACGTTATACGTGTTAACAGTAAATAACAGAATGGAAGCGAAAAGGTTGGATTGAAGAGTTGAGAGTGAGGAAATTAGGAATGCCGGCGAAGATAGTAGCGAATATGATCTTCGCATTTACTATCTCCGCCGGCATTCTCCATTCCGCGCACTCAATTCCTAATTCCTATCTATATAGCATTCTTAAACGTCGCATTTGACCGTCCGGTTCCTTCAGGCGGACCGAGGTACCAGTTTTCATCGTAGTACACGAAAAATGCCATCCAAATGGTACGGGACCAGCGCATGATGAGGGGCTGCAGGATCAGGAGCAGCAGCGCATTGGCGCCCAGCCACCAGTAAATACTGTTATCATAGATAGAAAAGCCTATAAATAACCACCAGGCGATAAGGCTGGCCACACATACCGCAATGGAAAGTGCATAACTCACATAACCGGTACCATAGTAGAACCCTACTTCCACTTCCACCTGTTGACCACACACAGGGCAGGTTTCAGGCATTTTCATAAAGTTCCTGAGGTCGTAGGGATTTTTTGTCAGGTAAATAGATCCCCTGCGGCAACGGGCACACTTGTTCCCAAACATGCTTTTCAACAGGTTTGGTTTTTCATGATTTTTATCTGCACACATACTTTTGAAGATTTATCAGGTAATATTCTTCCGGAACTCTTCCGGTGTCACTCCTGCGTATTTTTTAAAAAACTTAGTGAAGTATGAATTGTCCGCAAAGTTGAGCTGATACGCGATGGCCGCGATGCTCATATCTGCGTTGATCAGTAAACGTTTTGCTTCCAGCAGCACTCTGTTGCGGATAATCTCTCCGGCCGACTTACCCAGCATATGCCGGCAAAAGGCATTGAGATAGTTAGGAGTCACATATAACAGTGCCGCATATTCTTTCGGGAGGCGAAGCTGCATATAATGTTGTTCCACCAGCTTGCGAAAATTGCGCAACAACACGTAGTTATGCGGCGGCTCCTGTTTTGCCTGTCCCTGGCGGCTTGCTCTTGCCACTTTTATAAACATCTCCAATACCAGCAGGCGTAGCAGATCCAGGTTGTAAGCCTGCTCTTCTGCTGTTTCCTGAAGCATGGTATCAAACAGCCCGGCTATAACAGAAACGGCCGTTTTCGGCAGTTGTACTACTCCTTCTGCACTCACACCGCTGAAAAAAGGAAACCGTTCTACATATCCTGAATCCTGCAGGAAGGCATTAAAGAAGCCCGGTGAAACATTCATCACATAGCCTTCAATTTCGCCGGCAAAAAACCAACTATGCACCTGCCCGGGTATCATGAAATATAGCTGTCCGGGCTTTACAGGAAAACGCTCAAAATCGATCGTATGACTTCCTTCCCCGGAAGTAAAAAACGCCAAATGGTAAAAAGAGTGGCGGTGCGGGAAGTGGATATCTTTATGCGCTGCCAGATAATCTGAAAACCTTGCCACCAGCATATCCTCTGAAGCTGGTTTCCCTATAGACAGGGAGCAGATATCATATGTCGGAATAAGCGCCTTTGTCATGATACAGCAAAGGTACTGCGGAAGAAGATAACCGGGTTGTGGAAAAGAGGGGAATAATGGTACTTTTTACTTATTAGCTGTTTCTTTGCGAATTAAGAATTGATAGAGAAGAATGAAAGCGGAGATAGTAAACGCGAAGACCATTTTCGCTAATCTCCGCTTTCATTCTTCATTCTTCTCTATCAATTCTTAATTCTCATCAGCCATTCATCCATCTCCCACAGCATATGCAAAATGCTTTCCTTTGCAGCGTAGCCGTGGCTTTCCTGAGGCAGGAATACCAGACGTGCGGTGCCGCCGTTTCCCTTGATGGCATTATAGAGGCGTTCGCTCTGGATGGGGAATGTGCCCGAATTGTTATCCGCTTCCCCGTGTATCAGGAGTATAGGGGCTTTCAGCTTATCAACATAAGAGAAAGGCGACATTTTATAGTATACTTCAGGCGCCTGCCAGTAAGTGCGTTGCTCGTTCTGGAAACCAAAGGGGGTTAATGTACGGTTGTAAGCGCCGCTACGGGCGATGCCTGCTTTAAACAGATTCGTATGTGCCAGCAGGTTAGCTGTCATAAATGCCCCGTAAGAATGGCCGCCTACTGCGATGCGGTCTTTATCCCCGATTCCCATTTCGGTGATCTTATTTACCGCTGCTTCAGCGTTCATTACCAACTGTTCAATAAAAGTATCATTGGGTTCTTTATCTCCTTCACCAACAATCGGCATTTCTGTGGCATCCATTACCGCAAAGCCGCGGGTAACCCAGAAAATGGGGGAACCGTAATTGACCCTTGTAAAACGATAGGCTGAACCCCGCACCTGAGCCGCATCACTGGCCGACTTGTATTCACGGGGATAGGCCCACATCAATACAGGCAGGCGGCCATCTTTTGCAGGGTTATAGCCCTCCGGCAGGTATAGCATGGCAGTGAGATCGATCCCGTCTTTACGTTTATATTTCAGTAGTTGCTTTTGCACACCTTTCAGCTGTGGCTGTGGATGAGGGAAATTAGTGAGTACCACGGCAGATTTCTTCCGTGTGTCGTGCAGATAATAATTAGCCGGCGCCGCAACAGATTCACGGGAGATAATGATAACCGGTCCTGCAGGATTTACCACTTCGGCTACCTGTTCATAATAAGGCGCCGTAGAACGCCAGAGGATAGTCTGTTTTCCATTGTTGATATTGAATGAAGACAGGAACGGCCGGTCTCCTTCCGGGGAAGCGCCCGGCGCCGTCATCAGCAAATCCTGTTTAGGAGAAACGTACAAAACGGGCCGCTGATATTGGTTCTTCACCATTACAGGCGTACCGGGATCGTTATAACGGTCGTTTTCAGAACGGTCGATGATGGTTACAGACGCCTGTCCGGGCCGGGAAGGATCGATCCGGCAGACCCTTACTTTCTGTAGTGTATTGTTGGCATCTGATACCAGTGCCAGCTGGTTATTGGCCCAGTTTATGCCGGCAAAGCGGTTTACCGTTTTAACCAGTTCCTGTGGCGCTTCACTAAACGGCGCTGCGAGCATGTTTATCGCATCACGGAAAGGAACTTCTTTTTTAGGATCGCCGCCATCGAGTGCCTGTACCCACCAGATGGTGGCCGGTGCATCATTACGCCAGGCGAATTGCCACGGGTAGTTACCGGTGGCATCAAAGCCTTTAGGTCTTACTTCATCAAGTGGCCTGCTGGCCAGCTTTTTCACCAGTTCGCCCTTCATATTCCGGATCTCCACATCTGCCGGGAAACGGTTAGCCCCTACCAGGTAGGAATAAGGGCGGTGCAATGTTTCCATCAGCAGGTATTGATTATCGGGAGATGGAGACGCGGCGGTATATATAGCTGGCTGTCCGATCGCCAGCTCATTTGCACCGGTGATCAGTATAGGTTCTGATTGGAAATAATAATCGAAGAGCTGTTCATCGTAAGGATTTTTCAGCATATCCTGGTAAGTGGCGGCTGGTGCAGCCTTGCCGCTGGTTTGCTGTACAGTAGGGCCTTCGGGCGCAAGTGGTTTTTCCGGTGCCTTGCCGATGGCAGCCGGTACAGCCATAACCAGCAGGGAGTTATCACTTATCCAGGTGAAAGCTGGCGCCAGAATATCGTTAAGCCTACGGGTACTTACCTGGGTAGCTATACCCGTAGTCACATCTGCTTTCCACAATGTGATAGCGGTATTGTTTGTGACAGTAAAGGCCAGGAACCGTTCGGAGGGCGACCAGCTCACATGGCCAATACGCGCGCCGGCCGGCAATCCGGTAACAGGATATTCCTTGTTGGTTTTGATCGCCTTAATACGAATGGCAGTGGCATAGCCGGCCCGGCTGGGGCCAAAATTAGCAGGATTAATACGCATTCCCGCCAGCCGGTACTCCGGCTGCGATAATTCTTCAATGGTAGGGTAAGTGCTACGTTCCATAGTCAGCATCACATCACCTTTGCTGTTAAAATCCACCAGTGGTGCAGGGGCTGCCATGGCCAGTTCCAGAATACTTTGAGGTGGTGTCTGGTACTTCAGCGCTTCCTGCGCATAAGTACGAAACGTTATCAATAGCGATAACGATACAATCAGTTTTCTCATATAGCAGTTGATGTTGATAAGCAAGCTGGCAAAATAAACTTATTGCGATAACACGCAAAACAGAAAGTGATGAGCGACGTTAAATAGTGTTATCGTAGGTACGGAATAACCGGTCCCATAAACTGGTATAAAAGCCAAAATTATGCTGTTCATCCAGATGGTGATGATGATGGAATGTAGAAGTACCCAGGTATTTGAACATCGGCCAGCGGCGCATTTTTTCGGGCAGGGGCTCCATACCCAGGTGACCTGTCATGCCAAACACTACATTTACAAACAGATAGATGAGTATGCCGTAGAAATTAAGCCGGAAGGCCAGCAGGAGGAGCAGCCACAATGCCCCGAAGCTGAGGGTTTCCAGGGGATGGAGGATAAACAGATCGATCGGCTCCGGATCAGTTGCCTCGTGGTGTAAACGGTGCAGGAGGCGATACAGCATTGTTTTATGGATGATGTAATGGAATATATACATCAGCAGATCCATCGCCAGGAACAGGAACAGGGCATCGCTGATCACCCGCCAGGAAAGATCTGTGGAGATTTTTATATACCCGTTTGCCCACAACTGAAACCCCACCCAGGTGACCACTGTGTTGAGCACATTCGTGCCCCCCGCAATCACCCATTGGCGACGGTTGTACGCAAACATCCTGTCGAGTGGCTGACGTTGCAGGCGATTACCTGCCGCCAGCACGCCTATCATAATAGCCGTGTTTTCCAGTAAAAAAAAGGCCCATAGCTGCCAGGACGGCCAATGTTGTATATGCTCCAGTAATCTGTTCATACCTTTCAGGTGGTAATCTCCGAAAAAAAATCTCAAAAACTGAAAAATTTAAAAATTGGATTATCTTTGCAATCATCAGATGATATGATGAATATAAATACATCGCCGTTAAAACGTCATAGTCTTGCTGAAGGAGTAGCAGACAGGTTGCAGGAGCTCATTGTTTCCGGCAAATATGCTGTGGGCCAGCAGTTGCCTACGGAACCGGAATTGATGCAGCAGTTTGCCGTGGGGCGTTCCAGTGTAAGGGAGGCTGTGAAAATACTGGCCCATCGCGGGCTGGTACGTGTACAGCAGGGGCTTGGTACTTTTGTTTTGTCGCAGTCCGGCACGGGAGAGGCGTTATCGCAACGTTTGCAACGTGCTGAATTCAAGGACCTGAACGAAGTCCGTTTCCTGCTGGAGTCGAGGATTGCTGAAAAAGCCGCCACTCAAAGGAATAACAAAGACATTGAAAAGATGAAAGGCTTCCTGAAAAAGCGCTTCGAATACGCGGCGGCCAATCAGCTGGAGCTCTGTATACAGGCGGATATCAATTTTCACCTTGCCATCGCAGAGGCGGGCAGGAATGAGATCATGCGCGACCTGTACCGGATTGTAGCGGACCATTTGAAGCAATCGTTTGTGGTGCGTTATGTTAATACAGACAGCTTCGTCCATAGTCAGCATCTGCACGACGGCCTTTTGCAAAGCATTATTGATAAAGAGCCGAAGAAAGCATTGTTGTGGGCCACGAAGATTGCCGATTTGGGTAATCAGTAGCGCCATTAAGGGATATGTCGACTTCGATAATAGCAAAAGAGCCACTGCTGCGGATTACAGAGATCACCTGGCTGGGTAATCAGTAGCGTCATTCATAGAACAGCGACTTCGATAGTAGCAAAAGCGCCACTGTTGCGGACACGTAGATCGTCGGGTCTGGTAATCAGTAGTATCATATCATGGATATAGTGACTTCGATGGTAGCAAAAGCGCCGTTGTTGCGGATCACATAGATCCCCGTATTCGACAATCAGTAATGATAAGGCAACATCGATAGTAAATACCCTAAGATCTGCATCATTAACAACCGGCATTTGTCATCTTCCTATAAAACTTTGTTTTTAAACATCAGATGATCTGATCTTAAATAAATTAAAATGGAAACAGCTTTAACAGAACAGCCGAAGACAGCTACCCAACAGATGGCCCAGCAAACGGTATTCTCAATCCTGCTGGCACTCAGCTTCACTCACTTCCTGAATGATACCCTTCAGTCGCTGATCCCGGCGATGTATCCCATATTAAGGGATTCCCAGGGCCTGAACTTCTCACAGGTGGGAATGATCACCTTTACGTTCCAGATGTCTGCTTCCATATTGCAGCCGCTGGTAGGCCTATATACTGATAAGAAACCGCAGCCTTACTCACTGGCTATCGGAATGGGCTTTACCCTGATAGGGCTCGTTTGCCTGTCGATGGCCACTCATTTTTATCTCGTACTAATCGCGGTGTCCCTTGTGGGCATGGGCTCAGCGGTATTTCATCCCGAAGCATCGCGGATGGCTTATATGGCATCGGGAGGCAGGCATGGAATGGCACAGTCGCTGTTCCAGGTGGGCGGCAACGCCGGCAGCGCCATGGGCCCTTTGCTGGCAGCCATGATCATAGTGCCACTCGGACAGTTCCATGTGCTCTGGTTTTCAGGACTTGCCCTGGTCGCTATCGTAGTAATGATGAGCATCAGCAAATGGTATCTTGCCAATACCCACCGTTTAAAACCCAAAAAAGTAGCGGAACACAGCAACCGCCCTGCATTAACGAATACGCAGGTATACGTTTCGCTGGGTATCCTGCTGGTGCTGATTTTCTCTAAGTATTTCTACATGGCCAGCATGACGAGTTACTATACTTTTTATCTGATCGATCGTTTTCATGTCTCTGTTCAGGCCTCACAAATATATCTGAGTATCTTCCTCGTATCAGTAGCCGCCGGCACTTTCATCGGCGGACCTGTGGGCGACCGTATTGGACGGAAATATGTAATCTGGATCTCGATACTTGGCGTAGCGCCGTTTTCACTGCTGCTGCCACATGTATCGCTGGCATGGACGGTAGTACTGAGTATATTCATTGGCGTTATACTCTCCTCTGCTTTTTCCGCTATCCTGGTATATGCACAGGAGCTTATGCCGGGCAAAGTGGGGATGATATCAGGGCTGTTTTTCGGCTTTGCCTTTGGTATGGGTGGCGTGGGTTCTGCATTGCTGGGCCGACTGGCAGATGCCACCAATATCAGATTCGTGTACCAGGTGTGTGCTTATCTTCCTTTAATAGGACTACTGACCGGGTTATTGCCTAACCTTGGGAAAAAGAAGTCATAAACAGAAAACTTACATTCGCACACTACATTCACTAAAACAATTCTTATGTGGAAGGGCATACTGCTTGTGCTACTGGGCGCATGCAGCTTTGGGATATTATCGACAATAGTTAAAACAGGTTATCAGCACGGATTTACACTGGGTGAATTATGCAGCATACAGGCAGGCTATGGTATGCTGGCACTATGGATTATTCATTTTATTTCCGGCAGGCCCATGGCAGGGC
The genomic region above belongs to Chitinophaga sp. 180180018-3 and contains:
- a CDS encoding AraC family transcriptional regulator, with protein sequence MTKALIPTYDICSLSIGKPASEDMLVARFSDYLAAHKDIHFPHRHSFYHLAFFTSGEGSHTIDFERFPVKPGQLYFMIPGQVHSWFFAGEIEGYVMNVSPGFFNAFLQDSGYVERFPFFSGVSAEGVVQLPKTAVSVIAGLFDTMLQETAEEQAYNLDLLRLLVLEMFIKVARASRQGQAKQEPPHNYVLLRNFRKLVEQHYMQLRLPKEYAALLYVTPNYLNAFCRHMLGKSAGEIIRNRVLLEAKRLLINADMSIAAIAYQLNFADNSYFTKFFKKYAGVTPEEFRKNIT
- a CDS encoding sterol desaturase family protein, producing the protein MRFFFGDYHLKGMNRLLEHIQHWPSWQLWAFFLLENTAIMIGVLAAGNRLQRQPLDRMFAYNRRQWVIAGGTNVLNTVVTWVGFQLWANGYIKISTDLSWRVISDALFLFLAMDLLMYIFHYIIHKTMLYRLLHRLHHEATDPEPIDLFILHPLETLSFGALWLLLLLAFRLNFYGILIYLFVNVVFGMTGHLGMEPLPEKMRRWPMFKYLGTSTFHHHHHLDEQHNFGFYTSLWDRLFRTYDNTI
- a CDS encoding MFS transporter, translated to METALTEQPKTATQQMAQQTVFSILLALSFTHFLNDTLQSLIPAMYPILRDSQGLNFSQVGMITFTFQMSASILQPLVGLYTDKKPQPYSLAIGMGFTLIGLVCLSMATHFYLVLIAVSLVGMGSAVFHPEASRMAYMASGGRHGMAQSLFQVGGNAGSAMGPLLAAMIIVPLGQFHVLWFSGLALVAIVVMMSISKWYLANTHRLKPKKVAEHSNRPALTNTQVYVSLGILLVLIFSKYFYMASMTSYYTFYLIDRFHVSVQASQIYLSIFLVSVAAGTFIGGPVGDRIGRKYVIWISILGVAPFSLLLPHVSLAWTVVLSIFIGVILSSAFSAILVYAQELMPGKVGMISGLFFGFAFGMGGVGSALLGRLADATNIRFVYQVCAYLPLIGLLTGLLPNLGKKKS
- a CDS encoding FadR/GntR family transcriptional regulator, with amino-acid sequence MMNINTSPLKRHSLAEGVADRLQELIVSGKYAVGQQLPTEPELMQQFAVGRSSVREAVKILAHRGLVRVQQGLGTFVLSQSGTGEALSQRLQRAEFKDLNEVRFLLESRIAEKAATQRNNKDIEKMKGFLKKRFEYAAANQLELCIQADINFHLAIAEAGRNEIMRDLYRIVADHLKQSFVVRYVNTDSFVHSQHLHDGLLQSIIDKEPKKALLWATKIADLGNQ
- a CDS encoding prolyl oligopeptidase family serine peptidase, with the translated sequence MRKLIVSLSLLITFRTYAQEALKYQTPPQSILELAMAAPAPLVDFNSKGDVMLTMERSTYPTIEELSQPEYRLAGMRINPANFGPSRAGYATAIRIKAIKTNKEYPVTGLPAGARIGHVSWSPSERFLAFTVTNNTAITLWKADVTTGIATQVSTRRLNDILAPAFTWISDNSLLVMAVPAAIGKAPEKPLAPEGPTVQQTSGKAAPAATYQDMLKNPYDEQLFDYYFQSEPILITGANELAIGQPAIYTAASPSPDNQYLLMETLHRPYSYLVGANRFPADVEIRNMKGELVKKLASRPLDEVRPKGFDATGNYPWQFAWRNDAPATIWWVQALDGGDPKKEVPFRDAINMLAAPFSEAPQELVKTVNRFAGINWANNQLALVSDANNTLQKVRVCRIDPSRPGQASVTIIDRSENDRYNDPGTPVMVKNQYQRPVLYVSPKQDLLMTAPGASPEGDRPFLSSFNINNGKQTILWRSTAPYYEQVAEVVNPAGPVIIISRESVAAPANYYLHDTRKKSAVVLTNFPHPQPQLKGVQKQLLKYKRKDGIDLTAMLYLPEGYNPAKDGRLPVLMWAYPREYKSASDAAQVRGSAYRFTRVNYGSPIFWVTRGFAVMDATEMPIVGEGDKEPNDTFIEQLVMNAEAAVNKITEMGIGDKDRIAVGGHSYGAFMTANLLAHTNLFKAGIARSGAYNRTLTPFGFQNEQRTYWQAPEVYYKMSPFSYVDKLKAPILLIHGEADNNSGTFPIQSERLYNAIKGNGGTARLVFLPQESHGYAAKESILHMLWEMDEWLMRIKN